In Populus trichocarpa isolate Nisqually-1 chromosome 16, P.trichocarpa_v4.1, whole genome shotgun sequence, a genomic segment contains:
- the LOC112325358 gene encoding uncharacterized protein LOC112325358: protein MSSNSVPQKNGEIQEDGLSRIQQQMEFMFGGLMTRIEKLETRSDGERSKRGREARKEESVAGNSADEVEDDLNRGGGFRTHRGEMYENRSRRGHIRPHRDFEHRGDFDDLGDIYRNLGSIKLKIPAFKEKTDPEAYLDWEKKVEMIFDIHRYSEEKKVKLAVVEFTDYVMVWWERLVVKRRRNRERPVSTWEELKTIIKKMYAPKHYYRELFNRLQMITQGNKSVEEYQKELEVAMIRTNVNEDEEVTMSRFLNGLNRDIANVVELQSYVDLEELVHLAIKVEGQLKRKGNTRSGAYKGSSSGWKMNYRREGSASSKPLVTSKVAEPNSMKKQVLTNEQKLKGEVQPKRNHDIKCFKGQGLGHYASECANRRVMILRDDGEIVSTSEESDCDDMPPLEDASDLEYVVGDKVLVIRRSLSVQTKEDDVEQQRENIFHTRCLINDKVCSMIIDSGSCTNVASVTLVRKLGLNTIKHERPYQLQWLNECGVVRVNRQVMISFSVGKYKNEVLCDIVPMHATHLLLVRPWQFDRKEFEDVFLDDIPSGLPPIRGIEHQIDFVPGASIPNRPAYRSNSEETKELQRQVGELMSKGYIRESMSPCAVPMLLVPKKDKTWRYVVSAKGIEMDEAKVKAIQEWPTPKSITDVRSFHGLTSFYRRFVKDFSTIASPLTEIVKKVVGFKWGEEQENAFSLLKSKLISTPLLSLPDFNKAFEIECDASRIGIGVVLMQEKQPIAYFSEKLNGATLNYPTYDKELYAVVRALETWQHYLWPREFVLHTDHQSLKYLKGQGKLSRRHAKWVEFIETFPYVIKYKQGQENVVVDALSRRHDGFLFKENKLCVPNCSLRELLVREAHGGGLMGHFGITKTLEVLREHFYWPNMKRDVQRMCDRCITCRQAKSRVMPHGYTPLLVPKEPWVDISMDFILGLPRSKKGRDSIFVVVDRFSKMAHFIACHKTDDAINIADQFFREVIRLHGLPRSIVSDRDVKFLSYFWKVLWGKLGTKLLYSTTCHPQTDGQTEVVNRTLIQLLRAIIQKNLKNWEDCLSFIEFAYNRSVHSTTDYSPFEIVYGFNPLTPLDLIPLPVDERVNDFVWVHMRKERFPKQRRSKLMPRGDGPYQIIERINDNAYKV, encoded by the exons atgtcttctAATAGTGTGCCACAAAAGAACGGTGAAATCCAAGAAGATGGGCTTTCGAGAATACAACAACAGATGGAATTTATGTTTGGTGGGCTAATGACTaggattgaaaaattagagactAGGTCTGATGGAGAGCGTAGTAAAAGGGGTAGAGAAGCTAGGAAGGAGGAGAGTGTTGCTGGAAACTCTGCAGATGAAGTCGAGGATGATCTTAACCGTGGTGGTGGGTTCCGTACACATAGGGGAGAGATGTATGAGAATCGGTCAAGGAGGGGACATATTCGACCACATAGGGATTTTGAGCATAGAggggattttgatgatttgggagATATATACCGAAATTTGGGtagtattaagttaaaaatcccaGCCTTTAAGGAAAAAACTGATCCGGAAGCTTATTTAGATTGGGAAAAAAAGGTGGAGATGATTTTTGACATCCATAGGTACTCTGAAGAAAAGAAGGTTAAGTTAGCTGTAGTGGAGTTTACTGACTATGTCATGGTTTGGTGGGAGAGATTGGtggtaaaaagaagaaggaatagagaaagaCCAGTTAGCACATGGGAGGAGTTGAAGACAATAATAAAGAAGATGTATGCTCCTAAACATTATTATCGGGAGTTGTTTAATCGTTTACAAATGATTACGCAAGGTAATAAGAGTGTGGAGGAGTATCAGAAAGAATTAGAGGTGGCTATGATTAGAActaatgttaatgaagatgaggaagtTACGATGTCTAGGTTTTTGAATGGTTTGAATAGAGACATAGCTAATGTTGTGGAGTTGCAATCATATGTTGATTTGGAGGAGTTAGTACATTTAGCCATTAAGGTTGAAGGACAGTTGAAAAGGAAGGGTAATACACGATCTGGAGCTTATAAGGGGTCTTCTTCGGGTTGGAAGATGAATTATAGGAGAGAGGGTAGTGCATCATCGAAGCCTTTGGTGACTTCTAAAGTTGCCGAACCTAACTCCATGAAGAAGCAGGTTTTGACCAATGAACAAAAACTTAAGGGAGAAGTTCAACCGAAGCGTAATCATGATATAAAGTGTTTCAAGGGTCAAGGATTGGGACACTATGCATCAGAATGTGCAAATCGTCGAGTTATGATTCTAAGGGATGATGGAGAGATTGTGTCCACTAGTGAGGAGTCTGATTGTGATGACATGCCCCCACTTGAGGATGCTAGTGATTTAGAGTATGTTGTTGGTGATAAAGTTTTGGTGATTAGAAGGTCACTTAGTGTTCAGACTAAGGAGGATGATGTGGagcaacaaagggagaacatcttccatactagatgcctaatcaacgataaggtatgtagtatgatcATTGATAGCGGTAGTTGTACAAATgttgctagtgttactttggttagaaagttgggattgaataccataaagcatgagaggccttatcaacttcaatggttgaatgaatgtggtgttgtTAGGGTGAATAGacaggtgatgatttctttttcagtagGCAAATATAAGAATGAAGTGTTATGTGATATTGTCCCTATGCATGCTACTCATCTATTACTAGTGAGGCCTtggcaatttgatagaaaa GAATTTGAGGATGTCTTTCTGGATGACATTCCTAGTGGTTTGCCACCAATTAGAggtattgagcatcaaattgactttGTTCCAGGAGCATCTATACCAAATAGGCCGGCTTATAGGAGCAATTCTGAAGAGactaaggagcttcaaaggcaagtgggGGAGTTGATGTCGAAAGGATACATTCGAGAGAGCATGAGTCCTTGTGCAGTTCCCATGCTTCTTGTTCCAAAAAAGGACAAAACTTGGC gatatgtggttagtgcaaaaggtatagaaatggatgaggctaaggttaaggctattcaagaatggcctacaccaaaatccataacagacgttaggagttttcatggtttgactagtttttataggagatttgttaaAGACTTTAGTACGATAGCCTCTCCATTGACTGAAATTGTTAAGAAAGTCGTGGGTTTCAAGTggggagaagaacaagaaaatgcttttagcttgttaaaatcaaagttgatttcGACACCTTTactatctttacctgattttaataaagcttttgagattgaatgtgatgcttcaaGAATAGGTATTGGAGTCgttttaatgcaagaaaaacagCCCATCgcttattttagtgagaaactcAATGGTGCAACTCTTAACTATCCCACTTATGATAAAGAGTTGTATGCAGTTGTGCGGGCTTTGGAGACTTGGCAACATTATCTGTGGCCCCGAGAGTTTGTCTTACATACTGATCACCAATCGTTGAAATATTTGAAGGGTCAAGGTAAGTTAAGTAggagacatgctaaatgggttgaatttattgaaacttttccaTATGTGATTAAATACAAGCAAGGTCAGGAAAATGTGGTCGTCGATGCCTTGTCGCGaag gcatgatggatttttgtttaaggaaaataagTTATGTGTGCCTAATTGTTCTTTACGTGAATTACTTGTGAGGGAAGCACATGGGGGAGGTTTAATGGGGCATTTTGGAATTACTAAAACTTTGGAGGTTCTGCGTGAGCACTTTTattggcctaatatgaaaagagatgtgcaaagaaTGTGTGATAGGTGCATAACATGTAGACAAGCTAAGTCTAGGGTAATGCCTCATGGATACACACCTTTGCTTGTTCCTAAGGAACCTTGggttgatatttctatggatttcatTTTGGGTCTACCTAGGTCTAAGAAAGGGAGagattctatatttgttgttgtggatagattttctaagatggcacatttcattgcttgccataaaactgatgatgcaataAATATAGCTGACCAATTCTTTAGAGAGGTCATTCGGCTACATGGTCTTCCTAGGAGCATTGTATCCGATCGAGacgttaagtttttgagttacttttggaaggttttgtggggtaagttaggaactaaacttttatattctactacttgtcatccacaaacagatggccaaactgaagttgttaaccggactttgattcaattgttaagggctatcattcaaaagaatcttaaaaattgggaagattgtttgtcattcattgaatttgcatataatcgtagtgtgcattctactactgattattccccatttgagattgtttatggttttaaccctttgacaccattagatttgattcctttgcctgttgatgaaagggtta ATGATTTtgtttgggtgcatatgaggaaggaaaggtttcctaaacaaagaagatcaaagttgatgcctCGAGGAGATGGTCCTTATCAGATCATAGAAaggattaatgataatgcctacaaagtg